A genome region from Anopheles stephensi strain Indian chromosome 2, UCI_ANSTEP_V1.0, whole genome shotgun sequence includes the following:
- the LOC118507246 gene encoding far upstream element-binding protein 2 isoform X4, whose translation MSDYSNQNSQNFSQSSAFAAALQRAKQIAAKIHPGGQQQQPHQPVKRPHDDHDSGPELKKFGGQSDYNNASSPTSMSQAAMQAAAQAAAVAARLSQNNSSNNQNNFNAPNAPGGGGGGGSQDPNQRVRELISKMVNHGGPMDNGNHPGQGGGGGGRGGGGGGGGGGGGGGGGFGTFQEMMIPGSKVGLIIGKGGETIKQLQEKTGAKMVIIQDGPGQEMEKPLRISGDPQKVEQAKQLVYELIQEKDAYSQRQNMNGAEQAEVFVPKAAVGVVIGKGGEMIKKIQGESGCKLQFIQGRGDGPGDRRCIVQGSKAQVEEGKRMIEDLIDSVLRREQQGGGGRGGGGGGGDGGPHGRGGMGGNSNQDNNYNNYNGPQVTRLEYTFTVPVSKCGIIIGRGGDTIKQINQQSGAHTEMDRKASQNQTTEKTFTCKGEQHQVDEAKRLIQDKINMEINMVYVGSTSVPVNQYQNNGGAGGGGGGGGGGAGGPNAYQQGGWGGYQSQGGWEQQQSAQVNAASAAAAAAAAAAQQQQQPQPDYSQQWIEYYKQMGMHREAEMIEQQIKARQAAQGTMAVMGAAGPGAPQQQAQQQQQQVGGQPDYSAEWAEYYRRIGKIDEAEAIEKQIAATKALQAQAVAAAAAVAAAAAGGNQPGGPGGAGGGGQYGGGGGGGGGGPQQGPGGYGGQQYQQYYGGGGGGGGGGGGAGGQPGYAGYPYGGGYPGPGGGGPQNQSNASNQDKN comes from the exons atgaGTGATTATTCCAACCAGAACTCGCAAAATTTTAGTCAATCGTCAGCATTTGCCGCCGCTTTACAGAGAGCCAAACAA ATTGCCGCTAAGATACACCCGGgtggtcagcagcagcagccgcaccaACCAGTGAAGAGACCACACGACGATCACGATTCGGGGCCAGAATTGAAAAAGTTCGGTGGACAGTCTGATTATAATAATGCTAGCTCGCCCACTAGCATGAGTCAGGCTGCAATGCAAGCCGCCGCCCAAGCTGCAGCAGTAGCCGCCCGTCTGTCGcagaacaacagcagcaacaaccagaACAACTTCAACGCTCCTAACGCACCCGGTGGAGGAGGCGGTGGTGGATCGCAGGACCCGAACCAGCGCGTGCGCGAACTGATCAGCAAGATGGTAAATCACGGCGGCCCAATGGACAACGGCAATCATCCGGGCCagggtggtggcggtggaggccgcggaggtggtggtggtggcggcggcggcggcggcggcggtggtggtggcttcgGCACATTCCAGGAGATGATGATTCCTGGGTCGAAGGTGGGCCTCATCATTGGCAAGGGCGGAGAAACAATCAAGCAGCTGCAGGAAAAGACGGGCGCCAAGATGGTGATCATACAGGACGGGCCCGGGCAGGAGATGGAGAAACCGCTGCGCATTTCCGGCGACCCGCAAAAGGTGGAACAGGCGAAGCAGCTGGTGTACGAGCTGATACAGGAGAAGGATGCGTACTCGCAGCGGCAGAACATGAATGGTGCCGAGCAGGCGGAAGTGTTCGTGCCGAAGGCGGCCGTCGGTGTGGTGATTGGCAAGGGTGGCGAGATGATCAAGAAGATACAGGGCGAGTCGGGCTGCAAGCTACAGTTCATCCAGGGCCGTGGCGACGGGCCGGGTGATCGGCGGTGCATTGTGCAGGGTTCGAAGGCACAGGTCGAGGAGGGTAAGCGCATGATCGAGGACCTGATCGACAGTGTGCTGCGCCGCGAACAGCAGGGTGGCGGTGGCCGCGGaggtggcggcggtggaggTGACGGTGGACCGCACGGACGCGGAGGCATGGGAGGAAACTCCAATCAGGATAATAACTATAACAACTACAACGGACCGCAGGTAACACGGTTGGAGTACACCTTCACTGTGCCTGTGTCAAAGTGTGGG ATAATTATCGGCCGTGGCGGTGATACGATCAAGCAGATCAATCAACAGTCCGGTGCGCACACTGAGATGGACCGGAAGGCGTCGCAAAACCAGACGACGGAGAAAACGTTCACTTGCAAGGGCGAGCAGCACCAGGTGGACGAAGCGAAACGGTTGATTCAGGACAAAATCAACATGGAGATTAACATGGTGTACGTCGGCTCCACATCCGTGCCGGTCAATCAGTACCAGAACAATGGTGGTGCTgggggcggtggtggtggtggcggcggcggtgccGGAGGCCCGAACGCATACCAGCAGGGTGGCTGGGGTGGCTATCAGTCGCAGGGTGGCtgggagcagcagcaatcggCTCAAGTGAATGCTGCTTCGGCCgccgcagctgctgcagcagcggcagcgcagcaacagcaacaaccacaGCCAGATTACTCGCAACAGTGGATCGAGTATTATAA GCAAATGGGAATGCATAGAGAGGCGGAAATGATCGAGCAGCAGATTAAAGCGCGACAGGCAGCCCAAGGAACAATGGCAG TGATGGGAGCTGCGGGACCCGGAGcaccacagcagcaggcgcaacagcaacagcagcaggtcgGCGGCCAGCCAGACTACAGCGCGGAATGGGCCGAATACTATCGAAGGATTGGCAAGATCGATGAAGCGGAAGCGATCGAAAAGCAGATCGCTGCGACCAAG GCCTTGCAAGCACAGGCTGttgcggcggcggcagcggtggcggcggcggccgctgGTGGTAACCAGCCCGGAGGACCGGGTGGagctggtggcggtggacagtatggcggtggtggtggcggcggcggcggtggcccACAGCAAGGACCCGGCGGCTACGGCGGTCAGCAGTACCAGCAGTactatggtggtggtggtggcggcggaggtggtggcggtggagccGGTGGTCAACCGGGATACGCTGGCTACCCGTACGGTGGTGGCTACCCGGGGCCGGGCGGTGGTGGCCCTCAAAACCAATCGAATGCATCCAACCAGGACAAGAATTAG
- the LOC118507246 gene encoding far upstream element-binding protein 2 isoform X5, which yields MTAGCCCIAAKIHPGGQQQQPHQPVKRPHDDHDSGPELKKFGGQSDYNNASSPTSMSQAAMQAAAQAAAVAARLSQNNSSNNQNNFNAPNAPGGGGGGGSQDPNQRVRELISKMVNHGGPMDNGNHPGQGGGGGGRGGGGGGGGGGGGGGGGFGTFQEMMIPGSKVGLIIGKGGETIKQLQEKTGAKMVIIQDGPGQEMEKPLRISGDPQKVEQAKQLVYELIQEKDAYSQRQNMNGAEQAEVFVPKAAVGVVIGKGGEMIKKIQGESGCKLQFIQGRGDGPGDRRCIVQGSKAQVEEGKRMIEDLIDSVLRREQQGGGGRGGGGGGGDGGPHGRGGMGGNSNQDNNYNNYNGPQVTRLEYTFTVPVSKCGIIIGRGGDTIKQINQQSGAHTEMDRKASQNQTTEKTFTCKGEQHQVDEAKRLIQDKINMEINMVYVGSTSVPVNQYQNNGGAGGGGGGGGGGAGGPNAYQQGGWGGYQSQGGWEQQQSAQVNAASAAAAAAAAAAQQQQQPQPDYSQQWIEYYKQMGMHREAEMIEQQIKARQAAQGTMAANQTVQGQTVMGAAGPGAPQQQAQQQQQQVGGQPDYSAEWAEYYRRIGKIDEAEAIEKQIAATKALQAQAVAAAAAVAAAAAGGNQPGGPGGAGGGGQYGGGGGGGGGGPQQGPGGYGGQQYQQYYGGGGGGGGGGGGAGGQPGYAGYPYGGGYPGPGGGGPQNQSNASNQDKN from the exons ATGACTGctggttgttgctgt ATTGCCGCTAAGATACACCCGGgtggtcagcagcagcagccgcaccaACCAGTGAAGAGACCACACGACGATCACGATTCGGGGCCAGAATTGAAAAAGTTCGGTGGACAGTCTGATTATAATAATGCTAGCTCGCCCACTAGCATGAGTCAGGCTGCAATGCAAGCCGCCGCCCAAGCTGCAGCAGTAGCCGCCCGTCTGTCGcagaacaacagcagcaacaaccagaACAACTTCAACGCTCCTAACGCACCCGGTGGAGGAGGCGGTGGTGGATCGCAGGACCCGAACCAGCGCGTGCGCGAACTGATCAGCAAGATGGTAAATCACGGCGGCCCAATGGACAACGGCAATCATCCGGGCCagggtggtggcggtggaggccgcggaggtggtggtggtggcggcggcggcggcggcggcggtggtggtggcttcgGCACATTCCAGGAGATGATGATTCCTGGGTCGAAGGTGGGCCTCATCATTGGCAAGGGCGGAGAAACAATCAAGCAGCTGCAGGAAAAGACGGGCGCCAAGATGGTGATCATACAGGACGGGCCCGGGCAGGAGATGGAGAAACCGCTGCGCATTTCCGGCGACCCGCAAAAGGTGGAACAGGCGAAGCAGCTGGTGTACGAGCTGATACAGGAGAAGGATGCGTACTCGCAGCGGCAGAACATGAATGGTGCCGAGCAGGCGGAAGTGTTCGTGCCGAAGGCGGCCGTCGGTGTGGTGATTGGCAAGGGTGGCGAGATGATCAAGAAGATACAGGGCGAGTCGGGCTGCAAGCTACAGTTCATCCAGGGCCGTGGCGACGGGCCGGGTGATCGGCGGTGCATTGTGCAGGGTTCGAAGGCACAGGTCGAGGAGGGTAAGCGCATGATCGAGGACCTGATCGACAGTGTGCTGCGCCGCGAACAGCAGGGTGGCGGTGGCCGCGGaggtggcggcggtggaggTGACGGTGGACCGCACGGACGCGGAGGCATGGGAGGAAACTCCAATCAGGATAATAACTATAACAACTACAACGGACCGCAGGTAACACGGTTGGAGTACACCTTCACTGTGCCTGTGTCAAAGTGTGGG ATAATTATCGGCCGTGGCGGTGATACGATCAAGCAGATCAATCAACAGTCCGGTGCGCACACTGAGATGGACCGGAAGGCGTCGCAAAACCAGACGACGGAGAAAACGTTCACTTGCAAGGGCGAGCAGCACCAGGTGGACGAAGCGAAACGGTTGATTCAGGACAAAATCAACATGGAGATTAACATGGTGTACGTCGGCTCCACATCCGTGCCGGTCAATCAGTACCAGAACAATGGTGGTGCTgggggcggtggtggtggtggcggcggcggtgccGGAGGCCCGAACGCATACCAGCAGGGTGGCTGGGGTGGCTATCAGTCGCAGGGTGGCtgggagcagcagcaatcggCTCAAGTGAATGCTGCTTCGGCCgccgcagctgctgcagcagcggcagcgcagcaacagcaacaaccacaGCCAGATTACTCGCAACAGTGGATCGAGTATTATAA GCAAATGGGAATGCATAGAGAGGCGGAAATGATCGAGCAGCAGATTAAAGCGCGACAGGCAGCCCAAGGAACAATGGCAG CTAATCAAACTGTGCAAGGTCAAACAGTGATGGGAGCTGCGGGACCCGGAGcaccacagcagcaggcgcaacagcaacagcagcaggtcgGCGGCCAGCCAGACTACAGCGCGGAATGGGCCGAATACTATCGAAGGATTGGCAAGATCGATGAAGCGGAAGCGATCGAAAAGCAGATCGCTGCGACCAAG GCCTTGCAAGCACAGGCTGttgcggcggcggcagcggtggcggcggcggccgctgGTGGTAACCAGCCCGGAGGACCGGGTGGagctggtggcggtggacagtatggcggtggtggtggcggcggcggcggtggcccACAGCAAGGACCCGGCGGCTACGGCGGTCAGCAGTACCAGCAGTactatggtggtggtggtggcggcggaggtggtggcggtggagccGGTGGTCAACCGGGATACGCTGGCTACCCGTACGGTGGTGGCTACCCGGGGCCGGGCGGTGGTGGCCCTCAAAACCAATCGAATGCATCCAACCAGGACAAGAATTAG
- the LOC118507246 gene encoding far upstream element-binding protein 2 isoform X6, translating to MSQAAMQAAAQAAAVAARLSQNNSSNNQNNFNAPNAPGGGGGGGSQDPNQRVRELISKMVNHGGPMDNGNHPGQGGGGGGRGGGGGGGGGGGGGGGGFGTFQEMMIPGSKVGLIIGKGGETIKQLQEKTGAKMVIIQDGPGQEMEKPLRISGDPQKVEQAKQLVYELIQEKDAYSQRQNMNGAEQAEVFVPKAAVGVVIGKGGEMIKKIQGESGCKLQFIQGRGDGPGDRRCIVQGSKAQVEEGKRMIEDLIDSVLRREQQGGGGRGGGGGGGDGGPHGRGGMGGNSNQDNNYNNYNGPQVTRLEYTFTVPVSKCGIIIGRGGDTIKQINQQSGAHTEMDRKASQNQTTEKTFTCKGEQHQVDEAKRLIQDKINMEINMVYVGSTSVPVNQYQNNGGAGGGGGGGGGGAGGPNAYQQGGWGGYQSQGGWEQQQSAQVNAASAAAAAAAAAAQQQQQPQPDYSQQWIEYYKQMGMHREAEMIEQQIKARQAAQGTMAANQTVQGQTVMGAAGPGAPQQQAQQQQQQVGGQPDYSAEWAEYYRRIGKIDEAEAIEKQIAATKALQAQAVAAAAAVAAAAAGGNQPGGPGGAGGGGQYGGGGGGGGGGPQQGPGGYGGQQYQQYYGGGGGGGGGGGGAGGQPGYAGYPYGGGYPGPGGGGPQNQSNASNQDKN from the exons ATGAGTCAGGCTGCAATGCAAGCCGCCGCCCAAGCTGCAGCAGTAGCCGCCCGTCTGTCGcagaacaacagcagcaacaaccagaACAACTTCAACGCTCCTAACGCACCCGGTGGAGGAGGCGGTGGTGGATCGCAGGACCCGAACCAGCGCGTGCGCGAACTGATCAGCAAGATGGTAAATCACGGCGGCCCAATGGACAACGGCAATCATCCGGGCCagggtggtggcggtggaggccgcggaggtggtggtggtggcggcggcggcggcggcggcggtggtggtggcttcgGCACATTCCAGGAGATGATGATTCCTGGGTCGAAGGTGGGCCTCATCATTGGCAAGGGCGGAGAAACAATCAAGCAGCTGCAGGAAAAGACGGGCGCCAAGATGGTGATCATACAGGACGGGCCCGGGCAGGAGATGGAGAAACCGCTGCGCATTTCCGGCGACCCGCAAAAGGTGGAACAGGCGAAGCAGCTGGTGTACGAGCTGATACAGGAGAAGGATGCGTACTCGCAGCGGCAGAACATGAATGGTGCCGAGCAGGCGGAAGTGTTCGTGCCGAAGGCGGCCGTCGGTGTGGTGATTGGCAAGGGTGGCGAGATGATCAAGAAGATACAGGGCGAGTCGGGCTGCAAGCTACAGTTCATCCAGGGCCGTGGCGACGGGCCGGGTGATCGGCGGTGCATTGTGCAGGGTTCGAAGGCACAGGTCGAGGAGGGTAAGCGCATGATCGAGGACCTGATCGACAGTGTGCTGCGCCGCGAACAGCAGGGTGGCGGTGGCCGCGGaggtggcggcggtggaggTGACGGTGGACCGCACGGACGCGGAGGCATGGGAGGAAACTCCAATCAGGATAATAACTATAACAACTACAACGGACCGCAGGTAACACGGTTGGAGTACACCTTCACTGTGCCTGTGTCAAAGTGTGGG ATAATTATCGGCCGTGGCGGTGATACGATCAAGCAGATCAATCAACAGTCCGGTGCGCACACTGAGATGGACCGGAAGGCGTCGCAAAACCAGACGACGGAGAAAACGTTCACTTGCAAGGGCGAGCAGCACCAGGTGGACGAAGCGAAACGGTTGATTCAGGACAAAATCAACATGGAGATTAACATGGTGTACGTCGGCTCCACATCCGTGCCGGTCAATCAGTACCAGAACAATGGTGGTGCTgggggcggtggtggtggtggcggcggcggtgccGGAGGCCCGAACGCATACCAGCAGGGTGGCTGGGGTGGCTATCAGTCGCAGGGTGGCtgggagcagcagcaatcggCTCAAGTGAATGCTGCTTCGGCCgccgcagctgctgcagcagcggcagcgcagcaacagcaacaaccacaGCCAGATTACTCGCAACAGTGGATCGAGTATTATAA GCAAATGGGAATGCATAGAGAGGCGGAAATGATCGAGCAGCAGATTAAAGCGCGACAGGCAGCCCAAGGAACAATGGCAG CTAATCAAACTGTGCAAGGTCAAACAGTGATGGGAGCTGCGGGACCCGGAGcaccacagcagcaggcgcaacagcaacagcagcaggtcgGCGGCCAGCCAGACTACAGCGCGGAATGGGCCGAATACTATCGAAGGATTGGCAAGATCGATGAAGCGGAAGCGATCGAAAAGCAGATCGCTGCGACCAAG GCCTTGCAAGCACAGGCTGttgcggcggcggcagcggtggcggcggcggccgctgGTGGTAACCAGCCCGGAGGACCGGGTGGagctggtggcggtggacagtatggcggtggtggtggcggcggcggcggtggcccACAGCAAGGACCCGGCGGCTACGGCGGTCAGCAGTACCAGCAGTactatggtggtggtggtggcggcggaggtggtggcggtggagccGGTGGTCAACCGGGATACGCTGGCTACCCGTACGGTGGTGGCTACCCGGGGCCGGGCGGTGGTGGCCCTCAAAACCAATCGAATGCATCCAACCAGGACAAGAATTAG
- the LOC118507246 gene encoding far upstream element-binding protein 2 isoform X3, whose translation MSDYSNQNSQNFSQSSAFAAALQRAKQIAAKIHPGGQQQQPHQPVKRPHDDHDSGPELKKFGGQSDYNNASSPTSMSQAAMQAAAQAAAVAARLSQNNSSNNQNNFNAPNAPGGGGGGGSQDPNQRVRELISKMVNHGGPMDNGNHPGQGGGGGGRGGGGGGGGGGGGGGGGFGTFQEMMIPGSKVGLIIGKGGETIKQLQEKTGAKMVIIQDGPGQEMEKPLRISGDPQKVEQAKQLVYELIQEKDAYSQRQNMNGAEQAEVFVPKAAVGVVIGKGGEMIKKIQGESGCKLQFIQGRGDGPGDRRCIVQGSKAQVEEGKRMIEDLIDSVLRREQQGGGGRGGGGGGGDGGPHGRGGMGGNSNQDNNYNNYNGPQVTRLEYTFTVPVSKCGIIIGRGGDTIKQINQQSGAHTEMDRKASQNQTTEKTFTCKGEQHQVDEAKRLIQDKINMEINMVYVGSTSVPVNQYQNNGGAGGGGGGGGGGAGGPNAYQQGGWGGYQSQGGWEQQQSAQVNAASAAAAAAAAAAQQQQQPQPDYSQQWIEYYKQMGMHREAEMIEQQIKARQAAQGTMAGQTVMGAAGPGAPQQQAQQQQQQVGGQPDYSAEWAEYYRRIGKIDEAEAIEKQIAATKALQAQAVAAAAAVAAAAAGGNQPGGPGGAGGGGQYGGGGGGGGGGPQQGPGGYGGQQYQQYYGGGGGGGGGGGGAGGQPGYAGYPYGGGYPGPGGGGPQNQSNASNQDKN comes from the exons atgaGTGATTATTCCAACCAGAACTCGCAAAATTTTAGTCAATCGTCAGCATTTGCCGCCGCTTTACAGAGAGCCAAACAA ATTGCCGCTAAGATACACCCGGgtggtcagcagcagcagccgcaccaACCAGTGAAGAGACCACACGACGATCACGATTCGGGGCCAGAATTGAAAAAGTTCGGTGGACAGTCTGATTATAATAATGCTAGCTCGCCCACTAGCATGAGTCAGGCTGCAATGCAAGCCGCCGCCCAAGCTGCAGCAGTAGCCGCCCGTCTGTCGcagaacaacagcagcaacaaccagaACAACTTCAACGCTCCTAACGCACCCGGTGGAGGAGGCGGTGGTGGATCGCAGGACCCGAACCAGCGCGTGCGCGAACTGATCAGCAAGATGGTAAATCACGGCGGCCCAATGGACAACGGCAATCATCCGGGCCagggtggtggcggtggaggccgcggaggtggtggtggtggcggcggcggcggcggcggcggtggtggtggcttcgGCACATTCCAGGAGATGATGATTCCTGGGTCGAAGGTGGGCCTCATCATTGGCAAGGGCGGAGAAACAATCAAGCAGCTGCAGGAAAAGACGGGCGCCAAGATGGTGATCATACAGGACGGGCCCGGGCAGGAGATGGAGAAACCGCTGCGCATTTCCGGCGACCCGCAAAAGGTGGAACAGGCGAAGCAGCTGGTGTACGAGCTGATACAGGAGAAGGATGCGTACTCGCAGCGGCAGAACATGAATGGTGCCGAGCAGGCGGAAGTGTTCGTGCCGAAGGCGGCCGTCGGTGTGGTGATTGGCAAGGGTGGCGAGATGATCAAGAAGATACAGGGCGAGTCGGGCTGCAAGCTACAGTTCATCCAGGGCCGTGGCGACGGGCCGGGTGATCGGCGGTGCATTGTGCAGGGTTCGAAGGCACAGGTCGAGGAGGGTAAGCGCATGATCGAGGACCTGATCGACAGTGTGCTGCGCCGCGAACAGCAGGGTGGCGGTGGCCGCGGaggtggcggcggtggaggTGACGGTGGACCGCACGGACGCGGAGGCATGGGAGGAAACTCCAATCAGGATAATAACTATAACAACTACAACGGACCGCAGGTAACACGGTTGGAGTACACCTTCACTGTGCCTGTGTCAAAGTGTGGG ATAATTATCGGCCGTGGCGGTGATACGATCAAGCAGATCAATCAACAGTCCGGTGCGCACACTGAGATGGACCGGAAGGCGTCGCAAAACCAGACGACGGAGAAAACGTTCACTTGCAAGGGCGAGCAGCACCAGGTGGACGAAGCGAAACGGTTGATTCAGGACAAAATCAACATGGAGATTAACATGGTGTACGTCGGCTCCACATCCGTGCCGGTCAATCAGTACCAGAACAATGGTGGTGCTgggggcggtggtggtggtggcggcggcggtgccGGAGGCCCGAACGCATACCAGCAGGGTGGCTGGGGTGGCTATCAGTCGCAGGGTGGCtgggagcagcagcaatcggCTCAAGTGAATGCTGCTTCGGCCgccgcagctgctgcagcagcggcagcgcagcaacagcaacaaccacaGCCAGATTACTCGCAACAGTGGATCGAGTATTATAA GCAAATGGGAATGCATAGAGAGGCGGAAATGATCGAGCAGCAGATTAAAGCGCGACAGGCAGCCCAAGGAACAATGGCAG GTCAAACAGTGATGGGAGCTGCGGGACCCGGAGcaccacagcagcaggcgcaacagcaacagcagcaggtcgGCGGCCAGCCAGACTACAGCGCGGAATGGGCCGAATACTATCGAAGGATTGGCAAGATCGATGAAGCGGAAGCGATCGAAAAGCAGATCGCTGCGACCAAG GCCTTGCAAGCACAGGCTGttgcggcggcggcagcggtggcggcggcggccgctgGTGGTAACCAGCCCGGAGGACCGGGTGGagctggtggcggtggacagtatggcggtggtggtggcggcggcggcggtggcccACAGCAAGGACCCGGCGGCTACGGCGGTCAGCAGTACCAGCAGTactatggtggtggtggtggcggcggaggtggtggcggtggagccGGTGGTCAACCGGGATACGCTGGCTACCCGTACGGTGGTGGCTACCCGGGGCCGGGCGGTGGTGGCCCTCAAAACCAATCGAATGCATCCAACCAGGACAAGAATTAG
- the LOC118507246 gene encoding far upstream element-binding protein 2 isoform X1, whose protein sequence is MSDYSNQNSQNFSQSSAFAAALQRAKQIAAKIHPGGQQQQPHQPVKRPHDDHDSGPELKKFGGQSDYNNASSPTSMSQAAMQAAAQAAAVAARLSQNNSSNNQNNFNAPNAPGGGGGGGSQDPNQRVRELISKMVNHGGPMDNGNHPGQGGGGGGRGGGGGGGGGGGGGGGGFGTFQEMMIPGSKVGLIIGKGGETIKQLQEKTGAKMVIIQDGPGQEMEKPLRISGDPQKVEQAKQLVYELIQEKDAYSQRQNMNGAEQAEVFVPKAAVGVVIGKGGEMIKKIQGESGCKLQFIQGRGDGPGDRRCIVQGSKAQVEEGKRMIEDLIDSVLRREQQGGGGRGGGGGGGDGGPHGRGGMGGNSNQDNNYNNYNGPQVTRLEYTFTVPVSKCGIIIGRGGDTIKQINQQSGAHTEMDRKASQNQTTEKTFTCKGEQHQVDEAKRLIQDKINMEINMVYVGSTSVPVNQYQNNGGAGGGGGGGGGGAGGPNAYQQGGWGGYQSQGGWEQQQSAQVNAASAAAAAAAAAAQQQQQPQPDYSQQWIEYYKQMGMHREAEMIEQQIKARQAAQGTMAANQTVQGQTVMGAAGPGAPQQQAQQQQQQVGGQPDYSAEWAEYYRRIGKIDEAEAIEKQIAATKALQAQAVAAAAAVAAAAAGGNQPGGPGGAGGGGQYGGGGGGGGGGPQQGPGGYGGQQYQQYYGGGGGGGGGGGGAGGQPGYAGYPYGGGYPGPGGGGPQNQSNASNQDKN, encoded by the exons atgaGTGATTATTCCAACCAGAACTCGCAAAATTTTAGTCAATCGTCAGCATTTGCCGCCGCTTTACAGAGAGCCAAACAA ATTGCCGCTAAGATACACCCGGgtggtcagcagcagcagccgcaccaACCAGTGAAGAGACCACACGACGATCACGATTCGGGGCCAGAATTGAAAAAGTTCGGTGGACAGTCTGATTATAATAATGCTAGCTCGCCCACTAGCATGAGTCAGGCTGCAATGCAAGCCGCCGCCCAAGCTGCAGCAGTAGCCGCCCGTCTGTCGcagaacaacagcagcaacaaccagaACAACTTCAACGCTCCTAACGCACCCGGTGGAGGAGGCGGTGGTGGATCGCAGGACCCGAACCAGCGCGTGCGCGAACTGATCAGCAAGATGGTAAATCACGGCGGCCCAATGGACAACGGCAATCATCCGGGCCagggtggtggcggtggaggccgcggaggtggtggtggtggcggcggcggcggcggcggcggtggtggtggcttcgGCACATTCCAGGAGATGATGATTCCTGGGTCGAAGGTGGGCCTCATCATTGGCAAGGGCGGAGAAACAATCAAGCAGCTGCAGGAAAAGACGGGCGCCAAGATGGTGATCATACAGGACGGGCCCGGGCAGGAGATGGAGAAACCGCTGCGCATTTCCGGCGACCCGCAAAAGGTGGAACAGGCGAAGCAGCTGGTGTACGAGCTGATACAGGAGAAGGATGCGTACTCGCAGCGGCAGAACATGAATGGTGCCGAGCAGGCGGAAGTGTTCGTGCCGAAGGCGGCCGTCGGTGTGGTGATTGGCAAGGGTGGCGAGATGATCAAGAAGATACAGGGCGAGTCGGGCTGCAAGCTACAGTTCATCCAGGGCCGTGGCGACGGGCCGGGTGATCGGCGGTGCATTGTGCAGGGTTCGAAGGCACAGGTCGAGGAGGGTAAGCGCATGATCGAGGACCTGATCGACAGTGTGCTGCGCCGCGAACAGCAGGGTGGCGGTGGCCGCGGaggtggcggcggtggaggTGACGGTGGACCGCACGGACGCGGAGGCATGGGAGGAAACTCCAATCAGGATAATAACTATAACAACTACAACGGACCGCAGGTAACACGGTTGGAGTACACCTTCACTGTGCCTGTGTCAAAGTGTGGG ATAATTATCGGCCGTGGCGGTGATACGATCAAGCAGATCAATCAACAGTCCGGTGCGCACACTGAGATGGACCGGAAGGCGTCGCAAAACCAGACGACGGAGAAAACGTTCACTTGCAAGGGCGAGCAGCACCAGGTGGACGAAGCGAAACGGTTGATTCAGGACAAAATCAACATGGAGATTAACATGGTGTACGTCGGCTCCACATCCGTGCCGGTCAATCAGTACCAGAACAATGGTGGTGCTgggggcggtggtggtggtggcggcggcggtgccGGAGGCCCGAACGCATACCAGCAGGGTGGCTGGGGTGGCTATCAGTCGCAGGGTGGCtgggagcagcagcaatcggCTCAAGTGAATGCTGCTTCGGCCgccgcagctgctgcagcagcggcagcgcagcaacagcaacaaccacaGCCAGATTACTCGCAACAGTGGATCGAGTATTATAA GCAAATGGGAATGCATAGAGAGGCGGAAATGATCGAGCAGCAGATTAAAGCGCGACAGGCAGCCCAAGGAACAATGGCAG CTAATCAAACTGTGCAAGGTCAAACAGTGATGGGAGCTGCGGGACCCGGAGcaccacagcagcaggcgcaacagcaacagcagcaggtcgGCGGCCAGCCAGACTACAGCGCGGAATGGGCCGAATACTATCGAAGGATTGGCAAGATCGATGAAGCGGAAGCGATCGAAAAGCAGATCGCTGCGACCAAG GCCTTGCAAGCACAGGCTGttgcggcggcggcagcggtggcggcggcggccgctgGTGGTAACCAGCCCGGAGGACCGGGTGGagctggtggcggtggacagtatggcggtggtggtggcggcggcggcggtggcccACAGCAAGGACCCGGCGGCTACGGCGGTCAGCAGTACCAGCAGTactatggtggtggtggtggcggcggaggtggtggcggtggagccGGTGGTCAACCGGGATACGCTGGCTACCCGTACGGTGGTGGCTACCCGGGGCCGGGCGGTGGTGGCCCTCAAAACCAATCGAATGCATCCAACCAGGACAAGAATTAG